One genomic window of Mercenaria mercenaria strain notata chromosome 2, MADL_Memer_1, whole genome shotgun sequence includes the following:
- the LOC123563072 gene encoding uncharacterized protein LOC123563072, whose amino-acid sequence MNEKVFLFPLFAAFLTAAMEVTELKEESILTMVKRQERVIGELLGEIEGMKVIQKHDREDIKRNGQEIANLKKENEELKAVIEANSKGHDMPDRNLAIVPDVIEIEMDKNSEIIRKAFSKRSFTTAPTPTPTSPKKAAFSAKLSPYNHNIGNFGTVIFENIMTNIGGHYSGEPASSLHPKMELISSLPPYFPARVGILRRT is encoded by the exons ATGAATGAAAAAGTTTTTCTGTTTCCTTTATTTGCCGCTTTTCTGACAGCGGCAATGGAAGTTACAGAATTAAAAGAAGAATCTATCTTAACAATGGTTAAAAGGCAGGAACGTGTAATTGGTGAATTGCTTGGCGAAATAGAAGGAATGAAAGTAATACAGAAACACGATCGCGAAGACATAAAACGTAATGGTCAAGAAATTGCCAACTTGAAGAAAGAAAATGAAGAACTGAAAGCAGTTATTGAAGCAAACAGTAAAGGACATGACATGCCTGATCGGAACCTTGCCATAGTTCCAGATGTGATTGAGATTGAGATGGACAAAAATTCCGAAATAATTCGAAAAGCTTTTagcaaaagaa GTTTTACAACGGCACCTACTCCTACACCTACGTCTCCAAAGAAAGCTGCGTTCTCCGCGAAACTCTCTCCCTACAACCATAATATAGGTAACTTTGGAACGGTAATATTCGAAAACATTATGACAAACATAGGGGGACACTACTCGGGTGAACCGGCCTCTTCACTGCACCCGAAGATGGAACTTATTTCTTCGTTGCCACCATATTTTCCTGCACGGGTGGGTATTTTGAGACGTACCTGA